The following are from one region of the Gloeomargarita lithophora Alchichica-D10 genome:
- a CDS encoding type II toxin-antitoxin system TacA family antitoxin: MTPATHQTSPARLEARISQETKALVQKAADLEGRTLTDFVVASVQAAAYRVIEHHQTLKLSIEDSEAFVDAILNPPKPNEALKSAALRYKQTMSV; this comes from the coding sequence ATGACTCCTGCAACTCATCAAACATCACCAGCGCGGCTAGAAGCTCGTATCAGTCAGGAAACCAAGGCTCTGGTACAAAAGGCGGCTGACCTAGAAGGACGAACGCTTACGGACTTTGTGGTTGCCAGTGTTCAAGCCGCCGCATATAGAGTTATTGAACATCACCAAACCCTGAAGCTTAGTATTGAAGACAGTGAAGCTTTTGTGGATGCGATTCTCAATCCTCCAAAGCCCAATGAAGCCTTAAAATCGGCGGCTTTACGATACAAGCAAACCATGTCGGTTTAA
- a CDS encoding GNAT family N-acetyltransferase, with the protein MVLKINLLDSHKHIRLSFYCGEKSLDNYIHKQASQDVKKRVSTVFVLTDDPQMNVLAYYTLSAYTVNVTALEESFAKQLPRYPVLPATLLGRLAVDNDHKGKRLGELLLIDALKKSLDTAIQVASLAVIAEALDERALSFYIKYGFRQFNQEPMKLYLPMKSIEELCQNLGI; encoded by the coding sequence ATGGTTCTCAAAATCAACCTTCTTGATAGTCACAAGCACATCCGATTAAGCTTTTACTGTGGGGAAAAGAGTTTAGATAATTACATACATAAGCAAGCGTCTCAGGATGTCAAAAAACGAGTCTCAACTGTATTTGTTTTAACTGATGATCCTCAGATGAACGTTTTGGCTTACTATACGCTCTCTGCTTACACTGTCAATGTGACAGCTTTGGAGGAAAGTTTTGCTAAGCAATTACCCCGATACCCAGTATTACCTGCAACACTATTAGGTCGTCTGGCGGTTGATAATGACCACAAAGGTAAGCGGTTGGGTGAACTGTTATTGATAGATGCTCTTAAAAAGTCTTTAGATACAGCGATACAAGTTGCATCTTTAGCTGTCATTGCCGAAGCGTTGGATGAACGAGCCTTGAGCTTTTATATAAAGTACGGATTTAGACAATTTAATCAGGAGCCTATGAAGCTGTATTTGCCTATGAAGTCTATTGAAGAGCTTTGCCAAAATCTTGGCATCTAG